ATCGGAGTATCTAAATGAAATCGATGTTTTGTTAATTGGTCCTCACTTGAAATATATGGAGGATGAATTGAAAGAGAAAGTAAGAGACTATCAGATTAAAGTATCTGTTATCCCGCAAATCATTTATGGTACTTTAGATGGCAATAAAGCGTGCGACCTTATTACTAACCTACTTGAATCGGGTGAATAACATGATGGAGAAAATAATGACTTTTATGAACGAATCGTTTAGTCCAAGGGTTAATAAAATCACGAAAAACCCGTGGGTATCATCGATCCAGGATGCGGTTATGACTATTCTGCCTCTAATCCTTGTCGGTTCGCTAATTACGATTGTCAGTCTATTAAATAGTGTATTTTCGTGGCTCCCTGATTTTTCTTTAATTAATACATTTACATTCGGTCTGCTGGGCTTATTCGTTTCCTTCTTAATCCCATATTTCATTATGGAGAAAAAGAAACTCGATAATAAAAAGCTAATAGCAGGCTCAACAGGTTTGGCTCTTTATCTGTTCTTATTGTCGCCAGTCATCTTGGAGAACGGACAAATTCAGTTCATGCTAGATCGATTTGGAGCAACTGGTATGTTCCTGTCATTGATAGTCGGCTTGTTTGTTGGATTTGTACTTGTTCAATTCTCCAAATTCTCGTTTTTCTCAGAGGATTCATCAATTCCGGACTTTATCGTTGTTTGGTTTGACACACTTATTCCGATTACGCTGATTATGCTGACTGGATGGCTGATTGGTGTTCAAGCAAAAATTGATTTCTTTGAAGTAATCCTAGCGATCTTTAAACCATTATCAAATATTGTTCAAAGTTATCCTGGATTTGTTTTATCTGTCTTCATTCCAGCGTTTCTGTACACTTTTGGTATTAGCGGCTGGGTGATGATGCCAGTTATTTATCCCGTTTATTTATCAGGTCTTGCCGAAAATGCACAAGTAGCAGCATCTGGAGGAACCCCATCCAATATCGCAGTTATGGAAACGCTTTATGCCTTTACAAGCATGGGTGGAATCGGAACAACCTTACCTCTCGTTATCATGATGTTCTTCCTAGGAAAATCAATGCGTATGAAAGCTATTGGACAGGCAACGATCGTTCCCTCTATCTTTAATATCAATGAACCATTAATGTTTGGGGCGCCAATAGTCTTTAACCCATTTTTAATGATTCCGATGTGGATCACTGCAATTGTTATTCCGAGTATTACGTACTGGGTGCTGCATGCAGGCTGGGTAAGTATCCCGACGAAGACTTTCATGCTTTGGTATTTGCCAATGCCGATTTCATCATATTTGGCAACTCAAGATTGGAGAGCTATCGTTTTAGCAATGATATTATTTGTCGTAGCATTTATGATCTTCTTCCCGTTCTTTAAAGCTTACGATATTCAAGAGAGGAAGAAAGAATTAGAAGTAAGCGAATATGAACAGTAATTCGTTATAGCATTCCAAAACAACAATAAAGGAGATTGTACCATGATTGATAGAGAACAAGAACTAGAAGCGCTGTATTTAATATCAATGCAAATGATTTTACATGCAGGTGATGCACGCAATG
The nucleotide sequence above comes from Brevibacillus laterosporus LMG 15441. Encoded proteins:
- a CDS encoding PTS sugar transporter subunit IIC; this encodes MMEKIMTFMNESFSPRVNKITKNPWVSSIQDAVMTILPLILVGSLITIVSLLNSVFSWLPDFSLINTFTFGLLGLFVSFLIPYFIMEKKKLDNKKLIAGSTGLALYLFLLSPVILENGQIQFMLDRFGATGMFLSLIVGLFVGFVLVQFSKFSFFSEDSSIPDFIVVWFDTLIPITLIMLTGWLIGVQAKIDFFEVILAIFKPLSNIVQSYPGFVLSVFIPAFLYTFGISGWVMMPVIYPVYLSGLAENAQVAASGGTPSNIAVMETLYAFTSMGGIGTTLPLVIMMFFLGKSMRMKAIGQATIVPSIFNINEPLMFGAPIVFNPFLMIPMWITAIVIPSITYWVLHAGWVSIPTKTFMLWYLPMPISSYLATQDWRAIVLAMILFVVAFMIFFPFFKAYDIQERKKELEVSEYEQ
- a CDS encoding PTS sugar transporter subunit IIB, producing the protein MTRVLLICGAGASSGFMANAIRKAGKKRGMEMSVQARSESQLSEYLNEIDVLLIGPHLKYMEDELKEKVRDYQIKVSVIPQIIYGTLDGNKACDLITNLLESGE